GTAGAACTGGCGGTTGGAGTGCGTATAGAGTGTGTCCTGGTACGCCTCGATGTCGCATTGGTACACAACGGAGAGGTCCCCACCGACCCGCAGCGCCACCGCCTGGCCCTTGCCCGGTCCGGCGTCGTTGATGATGGTCAGGCCCTTGGCTATGAAGCCCGAGCCCATTGCAGCTGCCATGCACACACGACCCCATTAAACGCGTTAGCGAGTACCGGAAAAGATGCATGTGACATGTGAGTGACATTGGCAAGTGAAACATCGCTATCGTTACATTTGACGGTTCCCCATAAATAGGATCTgttgatagtgcaacatattgcGGACGAGATGGTGGATATAAAGTGGTGAAAAGTGTATGGATCTAAAGACCAAATCGAAGTATTGACATGGGCATATTTGGGTTGCTTGTGCAATTATGTTTGGAGGGTACATGCGGACTGTAGTGGCCAGCTGCTACATTTTTGGGCTTTAGCTTTTGCTCGGATGATGCTGTGATGGTAGGTATGTAGTAATTTCTTCTGCAAGAACATACTCCCTCTATCAATATATATACGATCTAATGTGTTTTCTGAGACTAATCGGACCATATATTAAatcaataatatatgacatgcaagttATAAAGCATACCATCAAATTGGTACGTGAAAGGAGCTCCTCATGATAtaatttttatattatatatacATTTCAAAAAATGCATTAtgccttatatatatatatatatatatatatatatatatatatgcacaTCAAATACGTACGCTAGCACCGTAGCACGTACGTACCGACAGTGGCGGAGGCGTAGGTGGTGTAGCCGTCGGCGACACTCCTGTGTCCGACGATGACCGTCTTCCCCTTGCCGTCGCCCATCAGCATCACGTTCCTCTGCCTGCTCGAGATCCGCACGCTCTCCTCGTACCGCCCGGCCTTCACGTAGATCACCTTCCTGCTTGCTCCGACGCCCGCCTTGGAGGAGCCCACCGGCACCGTTGCCGCCGCCGTCACGGCGTCGATCGCGTCGCCGATGGTCCCGTGCGTCCCGCTGCCGTCCAGCGCCACCACGGCGTCCGGCGTCACGCCGCCCGCGGCGGAGTCCAGGAGCTTCCTGTCGTGGTGGGAGACCCAGGACGGGAACGCCTGGTTCGGCGCGGTGGATGGCGGTGGCGTCGCGCTCCCACCCTTGAGCTTGGCGTGCAGCGCCAGGGCGGTGCCGATGAACTCCGCGAGCGCGCCGACCCGCCGGCGCACGCCCTCGCGCCCCGCGGAGGCCGGCACGGCGTCGAGGCTGTCGGCGCAGGTGTCCTGGTTCGTGAGCGCGGCGCTGAGCCACGTGGACGCGTCGTGCGCGGAGCTGGCCGCGAGCGCGTCGCCGAGCTGGCCGTGGCTGACGTCGAGCAGCTCGGCGCAGTCGTCCATGCCGGAGGGCGGCAGCGCGCCCCGGCGATCGGACGATGCTGACGAGAGGTTGCGCGCCAGCGCGCGCGCCGACGCAGCCCGGGCCATGGCAAACTGCACGGAGGCCTCGAAGGGGTCCTTGGCCGCCCCCGACGCCGACGAGGACAGCGCCGTCCGGCACGCGGCCGGGTACGGCGTCGACGAGCAGATGGCGGTGATGTTCACGCCTGACGCCTCCGTCGACGAGACGACCGTGACGTTGCCGCCGAGAACCCTGGAGGCCGTCGTCTCTTGTTGCTCTCCCGCGGTAGCAAGAGCTGCTAGCGTAGCCAGAGCAAGCACCATGGCGACGGCTTCTTGCGTCCGTCGGCGCCAGCTTGTCCCGCCGTGCATTCCCATTGTCCCGGCGGCAAAGCGCTGGGACGATAGGCGCATGGATTTGGTGCAGCGTACAGGCACATGCCCAAGGGTTTTTATAGTGACATTTTGCGTGCTGGCTGTTGTAGCCTGGTTGCCAATGTTATTCTGCTACCTAGGCcctttttttttcaaaacggaggcaaaagatttgcctcatctATTAAATAAGGGAGAGTAGATTAGAGTTTTACAGCGACCACCTCAAACACGGCATGCGAACTACTCACGAAATACAATAGGCCCTAGTTTCTTTGCACCAGCTGTAACCC
The sequence above is a segment of the Aegilops tauschii subsp. strangulata cultivar AL8/78 chromosome 6, Aet v6.0, whole genome shotgun sequence genome. Coding sequences within it:
- the LOC109771580 gene encoding pectinesterase; amino-acid sequence: MGMHGGTSWRRRTQEAVAMVLALATLAALATAGEQQETTASRVLGGNVTVVSSTEASGVNITAICSSTPYPAACRTALSSSASGAAKDPFEASVQFAMARAASARALARNLSSASSDRRGALPPSGMDDCAELLDVSHGQLGDALAASSAHDASTWLSAALTNQDTCADSLDAVPASAGREGVRRRVGALAEFIGTALALHAKLKGGSATPPPSTAPNQAFPSWVSHHDRKLLDSAAGGVTPDAVVALDGSGTHGTIGDAIDAVTAAATVPVGSSKAGVGASRKVIYVKAGRYEESVRISSRQRNVMLMGDGKGKTVIVGHRSVADGYTTYASATVAAMGSGFIAKGLTIINDAGPGKGQAVALRVGGDLSVVYQCDIEAYQDTLYTHSNRQFYAEDGISGTVDFIFGNSAVVIQNCDIHPRKPRQGQKDTITAQGRTDPNQSTGISIHKCRIAAVSDLGGTKVYLGRPWKAYSRTVVMESSLDRSITPAGWLEWSGQFALSTLYYGEYGNTGAGAGTSGRVEWGGVHTSLSTAEATRFTVRDFILGDSWLGDTGVSYTSGL